One region of Motacilla alba alba isolate MOTALB_02 chromosome 24, Motacilla_alba_V1.0_pri, whole genome shotgun sequence genomic DNA includes:
- the POU2AF1 gene encoding POU domain class 2-associating factor 1 isoform X1 produces MHWQKSSAPDQQPQPRPYQGVRVKEPVKELLKRKRGNVQNSSATAATTVVLPHQPVPSYSPMGQPCIDMDAAAPALPGPEEGALASGWIPQPSGTPLQPLAQWSPYPDYVSHEAGSCPYSADMYVQPVCPSYTLVGPSSVLTYTSQPLITNFAPRSSTPAVVPPLEVTEQQPPLTYFPWAQPLSALPASSLQYPAASSSFPGPQLVPVPISIPEPAPQELEDARRAIGALPIEKLLLEDEDNDTILHIYAAKGLRAHTLAAAERMKALRRLDAKEHRGKTPLLVAVTARQAAIVHDLIQAGADVNAVDNKGQSALHLAATYGYTQVLQVILSLGFPLDLELKDFEGHTPLHCAVLAHNTLLRDQGSQAVSQEQHRELQQQSRELECCIHLLVQTGASIYSLDVKSNKTVLHYTVQDGNVSLLRYFLELNAFKCKDFVNSKAHGNTALHMAAALPGDKNQEEIIQLLLEHGADPSIRNLDNDQPIHMAPPGKAGEQVRNLLKKGKVTPAFNSCHRNARS; encoded by the exons ATGCACTGGCAAAAAT cttcTGCCCCAgaccagcagccacagcctcgCCCCTACCAAGGTGTCCGAGTGAAGGAGCCCgtgaaggagctgctgaagaggaaaagggggaatgtCCAGAATTCCAGTGCAACTGCAGCCACGACg gTTGTTCTTCCCCATCAGCCAGTGCCTTCCTACTCCCCCATGG gCCAGCCTTGCATTGACATGGAcgctgctgcccctgctctgcctggcccaGAGGAAGGAGCTCTGGCCTCTGGATGGATCCCCCAGCCCTCCGGcacccccctgcagcccctggctcaGTGGAGCCCTTACCCTGACTACGTGTCCCACGAGGCTGGCAGCTGTCCCTACTCAGCGGATATGTACGTCCAGCCCGTGTGTCCCAGCTACACCCTGGTGGGACCCTCCTCTGTCCTCACTTACACCTCCCAGCCTCTCATCACCAATTTTGCA ccccgcAGCAGCACCCCGGCCGTGGTGCCACCGCTGGAGGTGACGGAGCAGCAGCCGCCCCTGACCTACTTCCCGTGGGCACAGCCCCTGtctgccctgccagcctccagcctgcagtaccctgcagcctcctcctccttccccggGCCCCAGCTGGTGCCCGTGCCCATCTCCATCCCCGAGCCAGCCCcgcaggagctggaggatgcCCGGCGAGCCATCGGCGCCCTGCCCATcgagaagctgctgctggaagatgAAGACAATGATAC AATTCTGCATATTTATGCAGCCAAAGGCCTGCGGGCCCACACGCTGGCAGCCGCAGAGCGCATGAAAGCCCTGAGGAGACTCGATGCCAAGGAGCACAGAGGAAAG ACTCCCCTGCTGGTGGCTGTCACTGCCAGGCAGGCAGCCATCGTCCACGACCTcatccaggcaggagcagatgtCAACGCCGTGGACAACAAGGGCCAGTCAGCTTTACACCTTGCTGCAACGTACGGCTACACCCAAGTCCTCCAG GTCATCCTGTCCCTGGGTTTCCCTCTGGATCTGGAGTTGAAGGATTTTGAAG GCCATACCCCTCTCCACTGCGCTGTCCTGGCCCACAACACCCTGCTGAGGGaccagggcagccaggcagtgtcccaggagcagcacagggagctgcagcagcagagcagggagctggaatgCTGCATCCATCTCCTGGTGCAGACCGGAGCCTCCATCTACAGCCTG GATGTGAAAAGCAACAAGACAGTTCTTCATTACACAGTGCAGGACGGGAATGTCTCCCTGCTCAGGTACTTCCTGGAGCTGAACGCTTTCAAGTGCAAGGATTTTGTCAACAGCAAG GCCCATGGCAACACAGCCCTGCACATGGCAGCTGCTTTGCCTGGTGACAAGAACCAGGAGGAAAtcatccagctgctcctggagcacgGGGCAGACCCCAGCATCAGGAATCTGGACAATGACCAGCCAATCCACATGGCccctcctggaaaagctggggaGCAG GTCAGGAATTTGCTGAAGAAAGGGAAAGTCACGCCTGCCTTCAACTCCTGCCACAGAAATGCCAGATCCTGA
- the POU2AF1 gene encoding POU domain class 2-associating factor 1 isoform X3: protein MHWQKSSAPDQQPQPRPYQGVRVKEPVKELLKRKRGNVQNSSATAATTVVLPHQPVPSYSPMGQPCIDMDAAAPALPGPEEGALASGWIPQPSGTPLQPLAQWSPYPDYVSHEAGSCPYSADMYVQPVCPSYTLVGPSSVLTYTSQPLITNFAPRSSTPAVVPPLEVTEQQPPLTYFPWAQPLSALPASSLQYPAASSSFPGPQLVPVPISIPEPAPQELEDARRAIGALPIEKLLLEDEDNDTYVLSHALSVEGL, encoded by the exons ATGCACTGGCAAAAAT cttcTGCCCCAgaccagcagccacagcctcgCCCCTACCAAGGTGTCCGAGTGAAGGAGCCCgtgaaggagctgctgaagaggaaaagggggaatgtCCAGAATTCCAGTGCAACTGCAGCCACGACg gTTGTTCTTCCCCATCAGCCAGTGCCTTCCTACTCCCCCATGG gCCAGCCTTGCATTGACATGGAcgctgctgcccctgctctgcctggcccaGAGGAAGGAGCTCTGGCCTCTGGATGGATCCCCCAGCCCTCCGGcacccccctgcagcccctggctcaGTGGAGCCCTTACCCTGACTACGTGTCCCACGAGGCTGGCAGCTGTCCCTACTCAGCGGATATGTACGTCCAGCCCGTGTGTCCCAGCTACACCCTGGTGGGACCCTCCTCTGTCCTCACTTACACCTCCCAGCCTCTCATCACCAATTTTGCA ccccgcAGCAGCACCCCGGCCGTGGTGCCACCGCTGGAGGTGACGGAGCAGCAGCCGCCCCTGACCTACTTCCCGTGGGCACAGCCCCTGtctgccctgccagcctccagcctgcagtaccctgcagcctcctcctccttccccggGCCCCAGCTGGTGCCCGTGCCCATCTCCATCCCCGAGCCAGCCCcgcaggagctggaggatgcCCGGCGAGCCATCGGCGCCCTGCCCATcgagaagctgctgctggaagatgAAGACAATGATACGTACGTGTTGAGCCATGCTCTCTCTGTCGAAGGGCTTTAG
- the POU2AF1 gene encoding POU domain class 2-associating factor 1 isoform X2 encodes MGQPCIDMDAAAPALPGPEEGALASGWIPQPSGTPLQPLAQWSPYPDYVSHEAGSCPYSADMYVQPVCPSYTLVGPSSVLTYTSQPLITNFAPRSSTPAVVPPLEVTEQQPPLTYFPWAQPLSALPASSLQYPAASSSFPGPQLVPVPISIPEPAPQELEDARRAIGALPIEKLLLEDEDNDTILHIYAAKGLRAHTLAAAERMKALRRLDAKEHRGKTPLLVAVTARQAAIVHDLIQAGADVNAVDNKGQSALHLAATYGYTQVLQVILSLGFPLDLELKDFEGHTPLHCAVLAHNTLLRDQGSQAVSQEQHRELQQQSRELECCIHLLVQTGASIYSLDVKSNKTVLHYTVQDGNVSLLRYFLELNAFKCKDFVNSKAHGNTALHMAAALPGDKNQEEIIQLLLEHGADPSIRNLDNDQPIHMAPPGKAGEQVRNLLKKGKVTPAFNSCHRNARS; translated from the exons ATGG gCCAGCCTTGCATTGACATGGAcgctgctgcccctgctctgcctggcccaGAGGAAGGAGCTCTGGCCTCTGGATGGATCCCCCAGCCCTCCGGcacccccctgcagcccctggctcaGTGGAGCCCTTACCCTGACTACGTGTCCCACGAGGCTGGCAGCTGTCCCTACTCAGCGGATATGTACGTCCAGCCCGTGTGTCCCAGCTACACCCTGGTGGGACCCTCCTCTGTCCTCACTTACACCTCCCAGCCTCTCATCACCAATTTTGCA ccccgcAGCAGCACCCCGGCCGTGGTGCCACCGCTGGAGGTGACGGAGCAGCAGCCGCCCCTGACCTACTTCCCGTGGGCACAGCCCCTGtctgccctgccagcctccagcctgcagtaccctgcagcctcctcctccttccccggGCCCCAGCTGGTGCCCGTGCCCATCTCCATCCCCGAGCCAGCCCcgcaggagctggaggatgcCCGGCGAGCCATCGGCGCCCTGCCCATcgagaagctgctgctggaagatgAAGACAATGATAC AATTCTGCATATTTATGCAGCCAAAGGCCTGCGGGCCCACACGCTGGCAGCCGCAGAGCGCATGAAAGCCCTGAGGAGACTCGATGCCAAGGAGCACAGAGGAAAG ACTCCCCTGCTGGTGGCTGTCACTGCCAGGCAGGCAGCCATCGTCCACGACCTcatccaggcaggagcagatgtCAACGCCGTGGACAACAAGGGCCAGTCAGCTTTACACCTTGCTGCAACGTACGGCTACACCCAAGTCCTCCAG GTCATCCTGTCCCTGGGTTTCCCTCTGGATCTGGAGTTGAAGGATTTTGAAG GCCATACCCCTCTCCACTGCGCTGTCCTGGCCCACAACACCCTGCTGAGGGaccagggcagccaggcagtgtcccaggagcagcacagggagctgcagcagcagagcagggagctggaatgCTGCATCCATCTCCTGGTGCAGACCGGAGCCTCCATCTACAGCCTG GATGTGAAAAGCAACAAGACAGTTCTTCATTACACAGTGCAGGACGGGAATGTCTCCCTGCTCAGGTACTTCCTGGAGCTGAACGCTTTCAAGTGCAAGGATTTTGTCAACAGCAAG GCCCATGGCAACACAGCCCTGCACATGGCAGCTGCTTTGCCTGGTGACAAGAACCAGGAGGAAAtcatccagctgctcctggagcacgGGGCAGACCCCAGCATCAGGAATCTGGACAATGACCAGCCAATCCACATGGCccctcctggaaaagctggggaGCAG GTCAGGAATTTGCTGAAGAAAGGGAAAGTCACGCCTGCCTTCAACTCCTGCCACAGAAATGCCAGATCCTGA